A single region of the Cucumis melo cultivar AY chromosome 3, USDA_Cmelo_AY_1.0, whole genome shotgun sequence genome encodes:
- the LOC103502617 gene encoding pentatricopeptide repeat-containing protein At5g65560 — MNLFTSLPNSSFMHGVFTPVRCPTMIRNSTAIFKSGQLLVVLGFRLRLTFPLTHRFFTSTASFPQSLSVEHDIPAQLFTILSRPNWQKHPSLKNLIPSIAPSHISALFALNLDPQTALAFFNWIGQKHGFKHNVQSYVSMLNILVPNGYLRIAENMRILMIKSTDSSENAVFVLEMLRSMNRRVDAFKFKLSLRCYNMLLMLLSRFLMIDEMKSVYLEMLDDMVTPNIFTLNTMVNGYCKLGNVVEAELYVSKIVQAGLSLDTFTYTSLILGYCRNKNVDAANAIFLSMPNKGCRRNEVSYTNLIHGFCEARRVGEALKLFSQMHEDNCWPTVRTYTVLIFALCQLGRKTEALNMFKEMTEKRCQPNVHTYTVLICSLCEDGNFDDAKKILNGMLEKGLIPSVVTYNALIDGYCKKGLSASALEILSLMESNNCSPNARTYNELILGFCRAKNIHKAMSLLHKMLERKLQPNVVTYNILIHGQCKEGDLGSAYKLLSLMNESGLVPDEWTYGVFIDTLCKRGLVEEARSLFESLKEKGIKANEVMYSTLIDGYCKVGKVSDGRFLLDKMLSAGCVPNSITYNSLIDGYCKEKNFKEARLLVEVMIKRDIQPAADTYTILIDNLLKDGEIDHAHDVFDQMLSTGSHPDVFIYTAFIHAYCSQGRLKDAEVLICKMNAKGIMPDTILYTLFIDAYGRFGSIDGAFGILKRMHDVGCEPSYHTYSYLIKHLSNAKPKEVSSSSELSDLSSGVASNDFSNCWRRVDYEFTLELFGKMVEHGCAPNANTYGKFITGLCKVGYLEVADRLFDHMKEKGLSPNEDIYNSLLGCSCQLGLYGEAIRWLDILIENGHLPRLDSCKLLLCGLYDEGNDEKAKRVFCSLLQCGYNCDEMAWKVLIDGLLKKGLSDKCSDLFGIMETQGCHIHPKTYSMLIEGFDGVQEID, encoded by the coding sequence ATGAATCTTTTTACTTCATTGCCAAACTCTTCATTTATGCATGGAGTCTTCACCCCCGTTCGATGCCCCACGATGATTAGAAATTCCACTGCCATTTTCAAATCAGGTCAGCTTCTCGTCGTCCTTGGATTCAGGCTTAGACTTACATTTCCACTCACGCATAGATTTTTTACATCAACTGCTTCTTTTCCTCAAAGCCTTTCTGTAGAACATGATATACCCGCTCAACTCTTCACCATTCTCTCTCGCCCCAATTGGCAGAAACATCCTTCTCTGAAAAATCTAATCCCTTCTATTGCTCCCTCCCATATTTCTGCTCTTTTCGCACTCAATCTCGATCCACAAACTGCTCTTGCGTTTTTCAATTGGATCGGACAGAAGCATGGATTCAAACACAATGTTCAATCCTATGTTTCTATGTTAAATATCCTTGTTCCCAATGGGTACCTCCGCATTGCTGAAAATATGCGAATTTTAATGATCAAGTCTACGGATTCATCAGAGAATGCGGTGTTCGTGTTGGAAATGCTGCGGAGTATGAACCGCCGGGTGGATGCTTTCAAATTTAAGCTCTCTCTTAGGTGCTATAACATGCTCTTGATGTTGTTGTCGAGGTTTCTCATGATTGATGAAATGAAAAGTGTGTATTTAGAGATGTTGGATGACATGGTTACACCAAATATTTTCACACTCAACACAATGGTCAATGGATATTGTAAATTGGGTAACGTAGTTGAAGCAGAGCTGTATGTCAGTAAGATAGTGCAAGCCGGTTTGAGTTTGGACACATTTACTTATACTTCTTTGATATTAGGATATTGTAGGAATAAGAATGTAGACGCTGCAAATGCCATTTTTCTATCAATGCCAAATAAAGGTTGCCGCAGAAACGAGGTTTCTTATACCAATCTGATTCATGGATTTTGTGAAGCCAGGAGGGTTGGTGAAGCTCTTAAATTGTTTTCACAAATGCATGAGGATAATTGTTGGCCTACTGTGCGTACCTACACAGTTCTCATATTTGCATTGTGTCAGTTGGGCAGGAAAACAGAAGCACTTAATATGTTCAAGGAGATGACTGAGAAGCGTTGTCAGCCAAATGTACATACCTATACGGTCCTTATTTGTAGTTTATGCGAGGACGGCAATTTTGATGATGCCAAGAAAATTCTAAATGGGATGCTTGAGAAAGGATTGATTCCAAGTGTAGTCACGTACAATGCCTTAATCGATGGTTATTGCAAGAAAGGATTGAGTGCGAGTGCCTTGGAAATTTTGAGTCTCATGGAATCAAATAATTGTAGCCCAAATGCTCGCACTTATAACGAATTGATACTTGGGTTTTGCAGGGCAAAGAATATCCACAAGGCCATGTCACTACTTCATAAAATGCTTGAGCGGAAGCTTCAACCAAATGTAGTTACCTACAACATATTGATCCATGGACAGTGCAAAGAAGGGGATCTGGGCAGTGCTTATAAGCTGCTTAGTTTGATGAATGAAAGTGGTTTGGTTCCTGATGAATGGACTTACGGCGTCTTCATAGATACACTCTGTAAAAGAGGGCTGGTTGAAGAAGCTCGTTCTCTCTTTGAGTCTCTTAAGGAGAAAGGCATAAAGGCAAATGAAGTAATGTACAGTACTTTGATTGATGGCTATTGCAAGGTTGGAAAAGTCAGTGATGGTCGTTTCTTGCTTGATAAAATGCTTAGTGCTGGATGTGTTCCAAATTCAATTACTTATAATTCCTTGATTGATGGATATTGCAAAgagaaaaattttaaagaagCTCGTTTACTTGTGGAAGTAATGATAAAGAGGGACATTCAGCCTGCAGCTGATACTTACACCATTCTTATAGATAATTTATTAAAAGATGGTGAGATTGACCATGCCCATGATGTGTTTGATCAAATGCTTTCCACAGGTTCTCATCCTGATGTATTCATATATACTGCATTTATTCATGCATATTGTAGCCAGGGTAGACTAAAAGATGCAGAggttttaatttgtaaaatgaATGCAAAAGGAATAATGCCAGACACTATTCTTTATACATTATTCATTGATGCATATGGACGGTTTGGATCAATTGATGGTGCTTTTGGCATTCTGAAGCGTATGCATGATGTTGGTTGTGAGCCATCTTACCACACatattcttatttaattaaACATCTCTCAAATGCAAAGCCTAAAGAAGTAAGTAGCAGTTCAGAGTTGAGTGACTTGTCATCAGGGGTTGCATCAAATGATTTTTCCAACTGCTGGAGGAGAGTAGATTATGAATTCACTTTGGAGTTATTTGGCAAAATGGTCGAGCATGGGTGTGCACCCAATGCTAATACTTATGGCAAGTTTATTACAGGTCTTTGCAAGGTTGGATACTTGGAAGTAGCTGACAGATTGTTTGATCATATGAAAGAAAAGGGACTATCACCTAATGAAGACATTTATAACTCTCTTCTCGGTTGTTCTTGTCAATTGGGACTGTACGGGGAAGCAATTAGGTGGTTAGACATACTGATAGAGAATGGACATTTACCACGTTTAGATTCTTGCAAGCTGCTGCTTTGTGGTCTGTATGATGAAGGAAATGATGAGAAAGCAAAAAGAGTGTTTTGTAGTCTACTTCAGTGTGGGTATAATTGTGATGAAATGGCTTGGAAAGTACTCATCGATGGCTTACTTAAGAAGGGCCTTTCTGATAAATGCTCTGATCTATTTGGCATCATGGAGACACAAGGTTGCCATATTCATCCTAAGACGTACAGTATGTTGATTGAGGGATTTGATGGTGTTCAGGAAATTGATTAA